The genomic stretch CCAGAGGATTTACACAAGAAACTCCCATCATCATTCTTAATGGGAGTTACACCCAAATTTCCACTGCCATAATGGGAGAATATATTCAGGGCTAGTTAAAACTGAGCAGATCCTAGAAGTGCTGAAATGAGAGGTAATGCTGCTCTAAAATCTTTGCTTATGGAGTAACACCACTGTTTCTCCTTCCTGATGACTCATTCCCACCCTGTTTTGTCAGCATGAAGGCAAAGAGCTGGAAATGTAAAAGCCTACGTATTAGCCAAAAGGAATGAAAGAAGTGAGTTTTAAACCGTGGCTAGTATTTCTGAACACAGAAATGTGTTCATGCAATGAAAGTTTAGGATAAAGCATACATTAACAAGTGTAACTGCTAATGGAAATGAGTAATGATAATTTTTTCTTACTGGAAAAAAAGCAAATTCAGCATTAGAAGTTATATTATGCTAACAAATGGAAATTCACACAAGACCTACATGTATGCAGTTCAAAATGCCTGTAGCACCAAGAGTCAGGTTTTTCTTTAGCATATACCCATTGCCAGCAATGAAATGTGTGTTGAGCACCAAGGCAATAAGAGAAGTAAGTCTGTCTTCCTTCCTTTCAGTTAGCTTCAGCCTTACTAGGTTTTTCTTCTAAACCATCTTCATATTTATCCTCACATTCCACAACATCCTCATCATCATGATCAGACTGTGAGCTtgcctcctccttctcttcctcacaGGATTGGTCAGACTGAGAGCttgccttctcctcttcctcatggGATTGGTCAGACTGAGAGCTTGCCTTCTCCTCTTCCGCCTCCCCACAAGATTGGTCAGATTGCGAATTTACCTTCTCCCCATCACAGGATTCTCCTTCTTGAACTTTATCTTCATTAAGACTAAAAAAATGAAGATTTGCATTTATTGATcttggggatttttaaaaattggttttagAGGAATAAAACTCTCGAGTACTCCGGCCCAAATCCTGCCAATAAGAGTCAATCTCtatgtgggtggggggcaggtatTTACTATGGGTAGAGCCCCCTGTTTTTCACAAATGCAAGACACCATGGAATAAAAGCAAACtcactctgcagcagcagctcctgtcccatgagGTTAAGCCCAGCTGCCTGCTCTGGAAGTTGCAACCTGTACCcggggttgcagcaccactctcACAAATTTGGCCACACCTCCTGACAAagaggcagccaggccaaacctgagcagtgctgcgACCTTGTGCACCAGGTTGTAATGCCTGGAGGGGGTGCTGGGCCCAGCTTCACAGGACAGGAGCCTGTGGGGGAGAATGTGGGTGGGCTCACATTCTGCTGTTCCCTTCCTGGAGGCAGAACCCAGCCCCCCGggatttccaccccttccctccctgtccccccggTGTGGATAAAAAGAAACTACATGAAActcttgaaaaataaaacaaaaaattatagaAAATAAGAATTTCAGGGGCTCTAACTATGGGGAAGAAGGCCTCCTCTCTCTACactgcagagcagctgcagtaGCCCCCCCATGCTGCCTGTGTCCCCATTCTGCAGGAAGCAACGGTCCCTGGATCTCGGTAGTGGCAATGTAGGACACACTATAGACCTGGCTGCCTTGCACAGGCCCCCAAATTCCAGCAACAGCTATGCAGGGTTGgcatacaaatatattttatccAAGTATTTAatgaacaaacattttaaaaatatttatttttataaaaaacaccccaacaacattctatacacacacacacaaaaaaatctctCCCTAGCAACCTGCCCGGATTTCTGGTAAAAGTTCAGAAATAAAACTTAGGGAGAAAaagtaatgtatttttttaaaaatgtgcattaaGTTATATACCCCCTGTTAAAATATTTAAGAGGATATTGGATTACAAATTTACTGTGTGAGCATATAATTTTCATTGTCTTTTGTGAATTAAACTTTTTATAGAAACACTGACACTATTAAAATGAGAACTATATGCAGCCAAATAGTTACCTCCAAAATACAACTAATTTTGTCTTCTAAAACTAAAAAACAACTTAACTTGCTATCACTAGGTGTGTAACTGACACAACAAACCACTGGTAACTATTACCTTTCTCTGTCTTCAGTGCAGCTTCCAAAGCCTTTAGCATTGGAGTGGTCCAGCAATTTAGCAGTTTGACTTTTTTTTGAAAGGAAGTCCTCACAAATCCCCAGTTCTCTCAGTATATCAGAGTAATGCTTTTCTGCTGCTATTCTggcatttttctattaaaaaaaaaattacagcattCTAAACATTAATGTattattaagggccagattctaatacCCTAAATTAGGTTGCATAGTACCTtatgccagtggctctcaacctttccagattactgtacgcctttcaggagtctgatttgtcttgtgtactccaagtttcacctcacttaaaactacACTTAAGAACtacttgctttcaaaatcagatgtaaaatacaagtgtcacagtacactattactgtaatattgtttactttctcatttttaccatataattacaaaataaattaatttgaatataaatattgtacttaattTCAGTGTATACtaagtatatagagcagtataaataagtcattgtctgtatgaaattttagtttgtactgacttcactagtgctttttatgtagcctgttgtaaaactaggcaaatatctagatgaggtgatgtaccccctggaagatctctgagtacccccagtggttcgcatacccctggttgagaacattGCCCTATGCCATCGGAATCCCATCAAATTCAGCGTGATACTCAGTGTGAATATGAAATGGCAGAATTTCTTTTAGAATGCTATTGAAAAGTACACAGACCTGCAAGTAAAGCCTGTGTAAGAGGGCTTTGCCCAGGGGAAGGGCACAGAGGTTGGGTGGGATGCAAACCCACATTCATAGATAGTCCCAGGCAATGGCCCAGACAGGCCTGACTGAGAGATATCACCTGTTGCACTCTCTGTGGGTTTGTGACCCTGTTGAAGTGTGCTGTGCATGGACCCACACCCTCAACATGCTCACATACGACTTTCTCCTGTGTTATAACACAGAGCTCTGCTCCATAGCAGGGAGAAATAGTGCAGAATCCTCCCGGGAGAAGCCTCTTCTGCCTAACCCTGTTTGCAGCAGAAGCATGCTGTTTCTGCTGTATTTGGAGTTTTTCATACCATCATAAAGGGGGCAGAGATGTAAGGTTTGCTCCTCAGTGCCAAGGATACATAGAGAATATTCTGTAATGTACTCCAGGGTTATGGGCTAACATTACAAACAGGATTAAATTATCAGCACCATTATATTCTGACCTTGTTTGGCAGTATTACTCATACACTCCTCAAAGGACAGAGCAACCCCACTAGCCAATGACAATTCCATTTGGGACAACAGAGGCTTGAGTGTGGTACATATAAGTAAGTCAAATCTCATGCCATTTAGGCTGGACTATAATCTATTAGGATGGATTTTATTTGTATGGTGAGATAGGAGTGAGGAAGATAAGCTTTAGTTCATACAAGCAGAAAAAGCCCCCACAGTCGTTGCTTCTTCATGCCTCCAGAGATTATTTTAAGTCACAATCGATCATTTAATTGCTGCATATTTGTATTACTAGTTTTAACAGTAGTAGTTTCCCTTCAAACAAACCTTATGAAACATCTGATCAGTACTGTTGGCTAGCTCTTACTGTGATGCCTCCAGGGTAATACACTTATCTGTTCTAATGACGGTCAGGTCTGTTTCCTAAGTTGTTCATGGCACAGGAAAGCTACTAAGCAGTAAATAGACCTCATTTAGACATGAATTAGTTCTGGGAGAGGACCCTTAATCAACAACCCCTTAATCAACTTAGAGATAAAGTTGTTCATGTGCATTTCCTATAAACGTGATCATTAAAAATCCAGGAAGACAGTTAAGCTCAGATACACCTCCACATCAACCTCAACTTACTTGCCTCACAATGCATCACAATGTTCAAAGACACACAAAGAGCTTTCACTCCACAGACACACACCTCTCAACTCCAGTCCAGGGGTAAAcactttttccttttaaacaaagTATTGGTAGTGAGACATCTTCCCGAGACACAAACCCTTAAAAGAAGGAAATGCCTATTTACAAGGTACATCTTAACTGTGACCTAATGGCCACACAGCCCATTTTCACTGACAGTAACAAAGTCTGCACTGCCACAGAGAACATCCTTCTGCCTCCAAGATAAGGAAATTATATACATCACATTAATAATGCAAAACCTTAATTACAACCTCAGTCACATTACCAAATATTCAGCATTCATGTGCAGGGTAAGTGCACGGCATGTTGTGTGTTTATGGGGAAAATAATTAAGTCATAATTACGGTTTTATTACACAGTATCCCTTCTTCACCTCACACACAAGCCAGAACGGAGGAAAAAAATGCATGTTTGGAAGATGGCTCACACCCCTCTAAACAGGCAGGCAGCAGCGAGTGCTGGGCCGGAATACATGGTAATATAATTTTATTTGCATAGGGACAGGTACCAGGCAGAGTTTTATAGTCAGAGGGGAATTGACATGCTTGCCTACAAAAGTTTTCAGATACCCTCTAAAAACTATTCAACACTGACACTTGTATTGACTTAGGCAATATTCGGAGATGAGTTTAATTGAGGAGTGAGAGCAAGGTAGGAAGACAACCTGAGTGGCTCTTTCCAAAAGCAATGGCCTCTGGTTTActctttcttccatttcttcCCGCTCCTGCAGATACTCTTGCATTCTCTGCTTCTCATGTTTCCTATTATAAATATAGCATGACACAGAAATTAAATTGATTGTCTTTAGTTATTATTTATAGAACTGGTAGCAGAAAGACCAGGCTATGCTACAAGATGCAACTTCCTAGAGTAACTGCAAATTACATTGCTTGTGACAAACAGAACATTGTGCAGTTGTTTTTAAAGTCAAaatttatgtattttatattgGTTATGCACTAGGTTAACTGCCTCAAGTTCTTTTACCACAGCAACAACGTACCTTTGACAGtgggaaaattaaagaaaattttaTGTTTTTTGATGTAATCCATTTGGAAAAAACAGGTAGATGTCCTTACAAATGAGTTTAAATGCATAACTTCAGGGCTCTAACTTGTGCACACTTTATACATTTTAGGATTTTCAATTTATATTGAACTTCCTTTAATTGCTGCATTCTCATCTTGATAGCCATTCCATATAATTGTTTTTCTACAAAAAGTTAAGAAACTGGAGGCTTTTGGAAGAGCTGGTGAAGTTAGAATATACCATGGAAGATTGGTACTTTAAGAAGTGTTAATATCTCTTCTCAAATGTTTCAACTAATGAGAGTTCcacatctttcttttttgttttgggcttaacattttaatttatctttcaaaaacagaaaaagtCCAGGTGCCTTCCATTTTTAGTTGCAGAGCAGACATCTTTAGAGTTCCTGTGTCATTTTTAAAGCATCCTGCATATCTACAGAACTGTATAAACAACCACCTGTTAATGCTGCTATCATCTCCTCCatgtaatagtaataattaataataataataaatacttaggATAGATGACTAAATATGTGAAACAATCTCAAAGTACActgcaaatattaatgaatattcATTCATTTACTCTGCAAGAAAAAACTGTTcagcattttacagaaggggaaaccaaAACCTAGAATTAAAAGTCACATGCCCAAGGTCACGAAGCAGCTTTGGACTAGAATCCACctcccctgagtcccagtcctgtcCTAGTCTAACTGCTAAGTTATAGCACCTTTCATAAggaccctcccccacagcagtACTCTGATTCACAGTCCATTAGAAAAAGGTCTCTGGCCTTGTTGCTGCCCAGAGTCATGTAATAGCTCTGCCCCACTTCCTGCTCTCATTAGATTTGACTCCCAAATCAGAGTAAAAAAAAGATATTTGCTCAGCAATCAGGAAGCAGAAGACacctaaaataaaaacataaatatgaagtttattttttaaaatttaagagaAAACATGGTTGTATTTTTCCTTGGCAATTTGAAAGTTGTAAGAGTGGAGTTAAAGCTGGAACTGTACTAGCTAGATGTTAATTTAATAGTGTTTATTAGTGTGAACTCCTATTTCCCTCTTCAGATTATAtgcaggtttaaaaacaagccTGCCTTGTTATTTGTGGTATAATAATTTAAGGAACAGCATATAAACCTGAATTCATCAAAATGGACACCAGTTCTCAATTCCTGATTGATCAAAATATTGTATTTGTTCATACCCTTTTCTACCCAGAATTTTTGACAATGTCTAATTTATGACATACATGAATAGTTACATTAACATGGTTTATACTGTTACTGGATTGTATGTTAAACATACAACTTGCATCTAGAGGTTCAGGATTTTGGGGATGTAGCAGAATacctgattatttttaatttggatTTAGACATCTGAGCTAGGCTCTGATGTGGGTCATTGGCCTCAGCCCGGGTTGTTATAAGTGTTTGCAGTTTTTTCACTCTTTGTTTCTGCTTTGCTCTGATCCTTTTTTGCTCTTCTTCCAGCTTTCTCTTTTCCTCAAGTGATTTCCTGAGTGGAAAAATAAACTAAGACTGAATTAATTTTATTCTGGAGAGAACATAAGGAAGGATCTGTGAAAGGTAATTCAACAGAGAAGAGCAGGGAGGAAACAAGGGTGGGACAAGACAATGGAATATTTATGTTTCATTTGAGAAGTGGGGGCTTCAGGTATGTATTGGGAACCAATAGGCTGTTATAGTCCTTTTCCTCAAATGTCTGTGGGGGAAAAGAAAGTGTATTACAGCAGCTAGAAAACATCATCAAAAGACGAAAATAACCACTGTAGCAGTAATGAAAAAAATATGGAATTAAATATTTGGTGGCATAAACTAACAGTGGCATAAACTAACAGTCAAGGATTTATAAAGTAACTTGTACTATATGTAACATACTACTGAGCTATTCACCTTATAGCTTGTATTCGTCTTTTCGTAGACTCTGTGATTCTTGGAGATTTAGATTCCTCACGTCCCAAGGGAGATGAATTTGCACTTGAACACCTCATTCGAGGTTTGCATCTTGGAGAGGCGTATGGCCAGcgtgtttcttttaatttttcttcatctGCTTGAATGTCCTGCAGAATCTTCCCTTTGTTGGATGGGATACGTGGAGTACGAAGATTGAAGGGTTCACAAACTGTGATGTGTTTCACATGTTTCTGTTTCAGAAGCCTATTTTGGAATTTTTGGTGTAGTGTTTCAAAGTCTGGAACCCTAGATTTGATCCTTGGTTTATGCTCCAGTTCTTTCTGTTGATTGCACTTTTGTTTCCTCTGTTTATATATAGTTCTACGAGCCAATCTGCTGTTGGGAAGAGATGAATTATGTAGCAACTCTTCAGCTCTCATTTGGATCCTAATTTCTCTATAGAGCTCTTCTTCTTTTAACTTATCATTAATGGCTGGACTGTAAACAGATTTAGGGACAGGTTTTGCTTggaataattttgttttcttttcaggcAATGAAAGGTCTTTTAATTGCATTTTCCTAATTTCTTTCCTTTGCTCCTCCCTCTTGATAAACTGAAATGGTCTCTGAGTGGCCAAAAGAATATCTTtgcttctctctttcacaaacTTCCTGCGTTCTTCATTTCTTTCCATTATTTCATGATAGAGTGGAAGGAAGACAGAAGCAGGCACGGGATTGGCTCTGAATTTCTTTTGACACTCTGCTTCTTCCTCTAGTTGTTTCTTCAGtaaattattttccatttctatCTGTGACTTTGATTTGACATTCTGTTGTTTTTTCTTAGCTTCTCGAATAGTCATCTGGAAAGGCTTAGGCACAGTGACCTTTGGTGACCACTCTTTCTGCTTCTTccccatcattttgaatgttGGTGAATTTGGTAAACTATGTTTAGTGTGATAGACATAGTCCTCCACAGAAAACCCATCCCACATTTTCTCGATCTGCTCCTTAGCAAATGTCAGTGACCGAGTTGCACTACCATTTTCTTCTTCCAACTCTAATTCTGCATCAGACCCATCACATAAACTTGAATAAGACAGATTATTTAAGTCAGGCTCAGAAAaagatttatgcaaattcagaggCTGAAATGAGCTCTTATCCCATATTGatctaaaaaaggaaaaaagaagttTTGGGTGTAACAAGTTTAATCTTGAGACGAAAGCCAGCAATAAATCATTCCACtctttttccccatctgtaaatcgCAAGGCACTTTACCAAAGATGGTAAAGCAGCATTACTCCACTTTTTGCAAGAGTGTGGCGGTTGGGAAGCATGGGATAGGCAGAAACTCatatttactctgtgtgtgtacagcaccgagcacaagaGGTGCCCGACCTAGTTGAGGCATTAAGACACTACTAcaataagcatttaaaaaaaaaattccattttaagatcaacaaccaccaccagatGCATCATCTCTGGCTGGGACTGGTAgttcaaatacagtaaaagctttgttatctggcacgttgggggaatggggggtgccggtaagtcaaaaattccaattaactaagagggagagagtttggatgcaggagggggctcagggctggggcacaggagggggtgcagggcgcaggttctgggagagagtttgggtgcggaAGGGGACTCATggccgggggttggggtgtggaggggcagCACTCACCTTGAGCAGCTCCCCACGAGCGGTGACATTTCCctgcggctcctaggcggaggcgcagctaggcagctctgtgtgctgcctccacggttcccagccagtgggagctgcagagccaacgcttggggcgggggcagcacatggagttCCCGTGGCCATTCCTCCCcctaggagcagcaggaacatgttgccgcttccgggagccacatgaAGCCAGGTAGCAcggggctggcaggcttcctAACCGGACTATAAACtggactttcaatgaagatcagaaatgctggtttacaGAGGTTTCTGGTTGGTaaagtgctggataacacagcttttactataTATTGAAAATAGCTTAGAACTAGGCCCATTAAGATATTTAGGAGTGATGTACAATAACCAGAAAATAATTTTATGACAAGGTTTAGGGTTCAACTACTCTACAAGAAGCCCAAATAAGGGGTATCCATTTTAGTCACTTTTTGCTGGGGCAAAAGACATGGTTCTAGAGAAGAGTGTTTTAACCAAGCACTAGAAGTCTATATTGAACTGTTTTAGCAATGTAGCAAGTTTCTTTTCCGTTGTTTATCGGGTCACAGACAATATTTCATTCCGAAATGTATTATAGAAGAGATGCTGTAAATAGCATTGTTAATAGCAAAGAACCTTACTGTAaaacagaggtccccaaactgtggggcacgacCCCctaaggggggaagggggagaacgTTCAGGGGGGCCTGGTgggcccgggccagcccccatgaagggtggggagtgagtgccacccagccccgcccccaactcTGCTCTGGGGCCATCCCCAGCCTTGGCCTCCGTCCCCAcgcctggccccatccccagcctcggCACCTAGCTGTGGGCCCTACAGCTGGCTCCCACTGCAGCCCAGCTGTGGTTCTATTTCCGGTCCCGGCCACaggcccacccccagccctgtccacGACCCTTCCCACCATCGCCCCAGGAGTCACAGTTCCgctcccagccggggagtgggatgtggggctgggcagggttAGGAAGGTCATTACCCTGAAAAATTTGGGTACCACTGCTGTAAAACAAACAAGTCCTCCATCCAGAGTCTGCATGTGGTTTAAATATTCAAGATTAATATAATATATGGTTGTGCTTGCAAATAGAGAAGGGATATTGCTTGAAAGGCAAGAATAATATTTGATAGGATTTGGTTCTTGTTTCGTGAGAGAAACATGATGGCTAGACAGAGGAATGGGAGTCAGTATTCACTGTGTgcccttagacaagtcactttaacctcagttcctcatctgtaggATAGGGATAATGTCTACCCTTCCAAAGGAAGTTGTGAGGCTTACTTAATACTTGCAAAGTGTTTTAGATCTTTGGACAAATGATGATCTGCCATTCTTACTGTGTGGCCTTCAGAGAGTCGCTTATATCTTGATTTTCAGATGTAaattcaatggaagctaagggtattcagcacctttgaaaattaggtcATTAGATTTTCTGTGCCTCAGAATCCACGTGTGGAATGAGCATAGTAATACTTCCCTGCTTCAAAAGAGTGCAGTGTTCATTAATATTTGCAACGTGCATTGAGATCATCTGGGTGTGTgtctcacttcatcagatccctGCCATTACAGGGACCtggggcactggtgcaccttggtccctcctgttcttTGCCTGTCGCTCACAATACTTTAATCTCCTGAGgattgtaatactttggtctaattctggttgttgcTCGTAGTGTGAAGGTGTCTGGGTGGTATTAGTGGCCTGgcatatacaggagatcagactaaatgagctggtagtcccttctggctgtgTACTCTATGACACAGATGAAAAGCAATACAGAAGCGGAGATAATTATTAAACTTACCTATAACACAAATTAGGAGCAGCATCCTTATTGTCCAGGGGCTGTACTCCTTTCAAATGCAGCTTATTCCGATACATGTTTTCCAGTTTTGCCATCGTCTCCAGGTGGGCATTCTTCAGCTCTTCCAGCTTCAAGTAGTATTCCTGGTTTGAGTGGCACATTTTGGGAAAGTCTATCCAGTCCTCACAATCCCCACTTACAGTGGGGCTTTGCTGTCTCTCAGCATAACAGTCCAA from Lepidochelys kempii isolate rLepKem1 chromosome 3, rLepKem1.hap2, whole genome shotgun sequence encodes the following:
- the FAM161A gene encoding protein FAM161A isoform X2, which produces MDAAHRAALLAASCLRTPVNPRTRAPLALYERERRPPTAAEQQDDFDLDCYAERQQSPTVSGDCEDWIDFPKMCHSNQEYYLKLEELKNAHLETMAKLENMYRNKLHLKGVQPLDNKDAAPNLCYRSIWDKSSFQPLNLHKSFSEPDLNNLSYSSLCDGSDAELELEEENGSATRSLTFAKEQIEKMWDGFSVEDYVYHTKHSLPNSPTFKMMGKKQKEWSPKVTVPKPFQMTIREAKKKQQNVKSKSQIEMENNLLKKQLEEEAECQKKFRANPVPASVFLPLYHEIMERNEERRKFVKERSKDILLATQRPFQFIKREEQRKEIRKMQLKDLSLPEKKTKLFQAKPVPKSVYSPAINDKLKEEELYREIRIQMRAEELLHNSSLPNSRLARRTIYKQRKQKCNQQKELEHKPRIKSRVPDFETLHQKFQNRLLKQKHVKHITVCEPFNLRTPRIPSNKGKILQDIQADEEKLKETRWPYASPRCKPRMRCSSANSSPLGREESKSPRITESTKRRIQAIRKHEKQRMQEYLQEREEMEERVNQRPLLLERATQKNARIAAEKHYSDILRELGICEDFLSKKSQTAKLLDHSNAKGFGSCTEDRESLNEDKVQEGESCDGEKVNSQSDQSCGEAEEEKASSQSDQSHEEEEKASSQSDQSCEEEKEEASSQSDHDDEDVVECEDKYEDGLEEKPSKAEAN
- the FAM161A gene encoding protein FAM161A isoform X3 — encoded protein: MDAAHRAALLAASCLRTPVNPRTRAPLALYERERRPPTAAEQQDDFDLDCYAERQQSPTVSGDCEDWIDFPKMCHSNQEYYLKLEELKNAHLETMAKLENMYRNKLHLKGVQPLDNKDAAPNLCYRSIWDKSSFQPLNLHKSFSEPDLNNLSYSSLCDGSDAELELEEENGSATRSLTFAKEQIEKMWDGFSVEDYVYHTKHSLPNSPTFKMMGKKQKEWSPKVTVPKPFQMTIREAKKKQQNVKSKSQIEMENNLLKKQLEEEAECQKKFRANPVPASVFLPLYHEIMERNEERRKFVKERSKDILLATQRPFQFIKREEQRKEIRKMQLKDLSLPEKKTKLFQAKPVPKSVYSPAINDKLKEEELYREIRIQMRAEELLHNSSLPNSRLARRTIYKQRKQKCNQQKELEHKPRIKSRVPDFETLHQKFQNRLLKQKHVKHITVCEPFNLRTPRIPSNKGKILQDIQADEEKLKETRWPYASPRCKPRMRCSSANSSPLGREESKSPRITESTKRRIQAISLNEDKVQEGESCDGEKVNSQSDQSCGEAEEEKASSQSDQSHEEEEKASSQSDQSCEEEKEEASSQSDHDDEDVVECEDKYEDGLEEKPSKAEAN
- the FAM161A gene encoding protein FAM161A isoform X1, with translation MDAAHRAALLAASCLRTPVNPRTRAPLALYERERRPPTAAEQQDDFDLDCYAERQQSPTVSGDCEDWIDFPKMCHSNQEYYLKLEELKNAHLETMAKLENMYRNKLHLKGVQPLDNKDAAPNLCYRSIWDKSSFQPLNLHKSFSEPDLNNLSYSSLCDGSDAELELEEENGSATRSLTFAKEQIEKMWDGFSVEDYVYHTKHSLPNSPTFKMMGKKQKEWSPKVTVPKPFQMTIREAKKKQQNVKSKSQIEMENNLLKKQLEEEAECQKKFRANPVPASVFLPLYHEIMERNEERRKFVKERSKDILLATQRPFQFIKREEQRKEIRKMQLKDLSLPEKKTKLFQAKPVPKSVYSPAINDKLKEEELYREIRIQMRAEELLHNSSLPNSRLARRTIYKQRKQKCNQQKELEHKPRIKSRVPDFETLHQKFQNRLLKQKHVKHITVCEPFNLRTPRIPSNKGKILQDIQADEEKLKETRWPYASPRCKPRMRCSSANSSPLGREESKSPRITESTKRRIQAIRKSLEEKRKLEEEQKRIRAKQKQRVKKLQTLITTRAEANDPHQSLAQMSKSKLKIIRKHEKQRMQEYLQEREEMEERVNQRPLLLERATQKNARIAAEKHYSDILRELGICEDFLSKKSQTAKLLDHSNAKGFGSCTEDRESLNEDKVQEGESCDGEKVNSQSDQSCGEAEEEKASSQSDQSHEEEEKASSQSDQSCEEEKEEASSQSDHDDEDVVECEDKYEDGLEEKPSKAEAN